ACATTGCCAGGAAAAAATATAGAGAGAAAATTATTCCAGTTTGAAATCGAAACGCATCAGGTATTTTTCACCGTACATTTCGGGACTGGGTTCAAGTGTTAAAGAAGATAGTTTTTCAACTACGTACACCATCAGGTCGCCACTAAATGCATTGCAATTTAAAATTTCAATCTTCCCGTCTTCTTTTATTGTAAATTCAATAAATACACTTCCCTGAATTTGTTGCTGAATAAATTCTACAGGATAAGATATTTGACTTTTTATGGTTTGCTGCATCATTGTAACTGAATCAGGATTCTTTGCGAATATTGCTGTTACTGACATCAACAATATAATTGCTGTGGTTATAATTTTTGTTTTCATAATTTTAAAATTTTAAGGTTAATTGATTCTGAATTTATTTTTCGTACTTGAATTCAAATTTTACATTATAAGTTTTGCCTTGCTCCCTGTTTCCGGGTAAAAGTTTTATTGATTTTATTTTTTCTATTACATATTTTTTTAATGTTTCGCTGCTTTCATTTGTGAGGTTAATCTTCAATGTACCGTCGTTATTGACTGTGAAGCTTACCAAAACAACGCCTTCTATTTTTTCCTGCTTTGCAAACTCAGGGAAGGTGATGGTTTTCTTTAAAAGTTTTTCAACTTTGGAAGGACTGTCAATGGTTGCTGTTGTATTTGCGAAGCTGCCTGTAGCACTTATTATCATAAGGCTTATCAGTGATATTATTATTCTTTTTTTCATGGGTTAAGTTTTTATGTTATTATTTTCTTTCTGTTTTCTGTCTTATGACGAACTGTTATTTTTAAAAGTTACAGGTGTTTTAAAAAATGTTTGTTGTTCATCGTTTGTTGTTTGTTTTTATAATTTTAGTTCTGTTTCTATTTCAAAATTACTTTCGTAAAAAAACAAAAACAACTTTATTCTACCAGCATGCTTGATTTATCAACGATGTACAAAAAGGCAATTGTCTATTTTTAAATTGAAGTATGATTAATGTTGATTGAGCATTTAAGTGTATTTGTAGAAAATACTTGCATTTTCTTTAAAAAAATGATTTCTTCGTATTACTTATATAAGCAATGAAAAAAAGAGCTATTATATTATCGCATATCACTTTCTGGATTTTAGCCACCGTGGTTCAAATCCTTCCAATACTTACATGGGATAATCTAACTGAAATAAAGGATTCACTTATTGAAGAATTTTTTATGACCATTTTGTGCATGCTGTTTTTTTACGGAAGTTATTTTTATATCACACGTATACTTATAAAGAAAAGATTTTTTTTATTTCTACTTATATTCTTCTCTTCTCTTTTCCTTTTCACATTATTGATAATGAAATTCTATCCGCCTTTATTGTTTATGTTCATCAGTCCTGTTGAAGACATAAACTACACGCGATGGTTTTTCAGTCTTATCAGTTATATTTTTGTTTTTGGTTTATGGGGAACCATGTTTCGCATAACGATCAACTGGTTTATTGAAAAACAAAAAGAAAAAGAACTGGAAAAGCAAAATATATTTAGTGAACTGGGAATGCTGCGTTCGCAGATCAATCCGCATTTTCTGTTCAACACGCTGAATAATATCAATTCATTTATTTATCGCGAACCCGATAAAACATCTTTTGGAATTGCAAAGCTGACCGACATTATGCGCTACATGCTTTATGACGCCAATGCTGAAAAAGTAAAACTTACCGACGAAATAAATTATATAAAAAATTATATTGACTTACAAAAACTAAGGATTAAAGAATCCGATTATGTTCATTTCGATATTATTGGAAATACAGAAAATGTAATGATCCCGCCAATGCTGCTAATCCCTTTTGTTGAAAATGCCTTTAAACACGGAAGAAAAAATATGGAAGGAGTTGGAATATTTATCAAACTTTTTACTGACGGGAAAAAAATAAATTTCGAGGTTAAAAATTTTCTTTTAAATACAACTCAACCATTTGAAAAAAATGGAGGTTTCGGGCTGAAAAATATACGGCGAAGATTAGAATTGATTTATGGTTCGGAACACCAATTAACATGCAATGAACAAAATGATATGTTCATAGTAACATTGAATATTGATAAAATTTAATTCAGATGAAACGGAAATACGTAGTAATGATACATCTTTTATTCTGGTTGTTGTACACCACCGTTACTACGATTCCGTATACCATAGGAAATATCAGTGATGAAGAAACCAGGAATATCATCATCAGGCTGATGATTTCAAAATTATTTCTTGTTATTGTTTTTTATGTTTACTATTTCTTTATTGGGCCACAGTTGATATTCCGGAACCGCATTTTTTTATTTATTATTCTTGCCGTAGTTTTTGATGTTTCTTATGCTTTGTTAATGGCAAATATTATTTTGCCTATATATCACTGGGTACTTGGACCGGATTGTGGCAAAACAACATTCAATTCGATTTTTTTCAGTTCTGTCTGGTATCATTTTATTTATGCTGTTTATGGAACTTTGTTTCGGTTTACTATCGACTGGTTTAGAAAAGAACAAAAACGCCGTGAACTGGAAACACAAAAAGTTAATGCAGAACTGGCTTTTTTGCGGTCGCAGATAAATCCAAAATTTTTATTTTACACTTTAGGTGAACTCGACAACATTTTAAAAATTAATCCTGCACGTACTTCCGAAGGCATTATCAAACTCTCCGAAATCATGCGTTACATGCTATATGATGCCGCAACATCAAAAATACCGCTTGAACTTGAGGTTTCGCATATACAGAATTATATCACATTACAGGAATTAATTTCGGGAAAAAAGGGAATGGTAAAATTTACTATCGACGGTAATATTAAGGACAGGAATATCCCTCCTTTGTTATTTATTCATTTCATTGAAAATGCCATCAAGCACGGGAAAAAGGATAATCATTTCCCTGCAATAATTATTAACCTGACCGTAAACGATGAACTTATATTTTTTGAAACACAAAATTTTATTGAAGGAAATTCGAACTACAATGAAATGCAAGAAGGACAAAGCATGAAGAATATACGGAGAAGGATGGATTTGCTTTTTGGTAAAAAATATACACTTGATATTAAACAGGAAAGTGAAATCTTTAATGTAAAAATGATTATCAATAAACCCTGGCAATCATAAATATTATTAAATTTATACTGTTTAAAAAATTACAGTTAATGAAAATAAAATGTATAGCTATCGACGATGAACCTCCTGCACTGATGCAGATGGAAGATTATATTTCAAAAATTCCTTTTCTTGAATTAGTGAAAACTTTTGATAATGGATTGGAATCGCTCGAATTCATTAAAAAAAATGAGATCGACCTTATTTTCCTCGACATACAAATGGAAGGGTTTAGCGGTTTGCAATTATTAAATGTGATGAAGAAAAAACCACGTATCATCCTTACTACCGCTTACGATCGTTATGCAATACAGGCTTTCGACCTTGATGTTTCGGATTATTTGCTTAAACCCATTTCGTTCGAACGTTTCCTGAAAGCAGTTGAAAAAGTTTATGACCAAATTTCTTCTTCACAAAAAACAGCTGTCCCTCCTGTTGTTGTTGCCGAACCTGCCCAAGAAGGGAAGAACTATATTTTTGTAAAAACAGAATACCGGATGCAGCGTGTCGATTTTAAAGACATCCTTTATGTTGAAGGATTAAAGGAATATTTAATTATTCAAACAGCTACCGGACGCGTTATTACACTTCAGAATTTTAAGACCATGGAAGAAATGCTGCCTTCATCAAACTTTGTAAGGGTACATAAATCGTACATGGTGGCTATGGATAAAATAGAATTTGTGGAACGAAACCGAATTAAAATTTCTGATAAACTTATTCCTATTGGCGATACCTACCGAAAGATATTTTTTGAATTACTAGATAAGAAAGGGATTTAAGAGCAGTTTGTCGTTTACAAACAAGTTTGTTGCTATAAAAAATTTAGTTGTTTCCCCAATATAGCTTGTTATTTCATGAACACAACTGCTTGTTTCCTGAAAATTGTTTGTTGTTTCCGCAACACAACCCTTTATTTCCTAAACACAATTCATTGTTTCCTAAATACAGTTGTTTATTTCCTAAAGGTAACCCTTAGTTTCCTGAATACAACCGCTTGTTTCCATGACACAACCCTTTGTTTCCCAAAACATGCAGGTTAAAAACCAAAACATGCAGGCTGTTACCAAAAAATAGTTAAGCAGTTTTAGTGAATTTTATTCCACTTACTTCTTTATATTCTGGGCTTGTTGAACCGTATACCGACTTTACATAAACCTTAACATCCATTGCTATATCGTATAACCCAATGTTTTCTTTATAAAAGATCTTATTAC
The Bacteroidales bacterium genome window above contains:
- a CDS encoding energy transducer TonB, translated to MKTKIITTAIILLMSVTAIFAKNPDSVTMMQQTIKSQISYPVEFIQQQIQGSVFIEFTIKEDGKIEILNCNAFSGDLMVYVVEKLSSLTLEPSPEMYGEKYLMRFDFKLE
- a CDS encoding histidine kinase — encoded protein: MKKRAIILSHITFWILATVVQILPILTWDNLTEIKDSLIEEFFMTILCMLFFYGSYFYITRILIKKRFFLFLLIFFSSLFLFTLLIMKFYPPLLFMFISPVEDINYTRWFFSLISYIFVFGLWGTMFRITINWFIEKQKEKELEKQNIFSELGMLRSQINPHFLFNTLNNINSFIYREPDKTSFGIAKLTDIMRYMLYDANAEKVKLTDEINYIKNYIDLQKLRIKESDYVHFDIIGNTENVMIPPMLLIPFVENAFKHGRKNMEGVGIFIKLFTDGKKINFEVKNFLLNTTQPFEKNGGFGLKNIRRRLELIYGSEHQLTCNEQNDMFIVTLNIDKI
- a CDS encoding energy transducer TonB codes for the protein MKKRIIISLISLMIISATGSFANTTATIDSPSKVEKLLKKTITFPEFAKQEKIEGVVLVSFTVNNDGTLKINLTNESSETLKKYVIEKIKSIKLLPGNREQGKTYNVKFEFKYEK
- a CDS encoding histidine kinase, translating into MKRKYVVMIHLLFWLLYTTVTTIPYTIGNISDEETRNIIIRLMISKLFLVIVFYVYYFFIGPQLIFRNRIFLFIILAVVFDVSYALLMANIILPIYHWVLGPDCGKTTFNSIFFSSVWYHFIYAVYGTLFRFTIDWFRKEQKRRELETQKVNAELAFLRSQINPKFLFYTLGELDNILKINPARTSEGIIKLSEIMRYMLYDAATSKIPLELEVSHIQNYITLQELISGKKGMVKFTIDGNIKDRNIPPLLFIHFIENAIKHGKKDNHFPAIIINLTVNDELIFFETQNFIEGNSNYNEMQEGQSMKNIRRRMDLLFGKKYTLDIKQESEIFNVKMIINKPWQS
- a CDS encoding LytTR family DNA-binding domain-containing protein, whose amino-acid sequence is MKIKCIAIDDEPPALMQMEDYISKIPFLELVKTFDNGLESLEFIKKNEIDLIFLDIQMEGFSGLQLLNVMKKKPRIILTTAYDRYAIQAFDLDVSDYLLKPISFERFLKAVEKVYDQISSSQKTAVPPVVVAEPAQEGKNYIFVKTEYRMQRVDFKDILYVEGLKEYLIIQTATGRVITLQNFKTMEEMLPSSNFVRVHKSYMVAMDKIEFVERNRIKISDKLIPIGDTYRKIFFELLDKKGI